One segment of Procambarus clarkii isolate CNS0578487 chromosome 1, FALCON_Pclarkii_2.0, whole genome shotgun sequence DNA contains the following:
- the LOC138362792 gene encoding uncharacterized protein produces MFRPEFLQRSSQSSEASLKHSQSSEVSLRHSQSSEASLKHSQSSEVSLRHSQSSEVSLRHSQSSEASLKHSQSSEVSLRHSQSSEASLRHSQSSEVSLRHSQSSEGQSEAFSVFGGQSEAFSVFGGQSEAFSVFGSLRKVSLRHSQSSEASLRHSQSSETSLRHSQSSEVSLRHSQSSEGQSEAFSVFGGQSEAFSVFGGQSEAFSVFGGQSEAFSVFGGQSEAFSVFGSLRKVNLRHSQSSEGQSEVFSAFGGQSEVFSVFGGQSEAFSVFGSPRKVSLRHSQSSEVSLRHSQSSEGQSEAFSVFGGQSEVFSVFGGQSEAFSVFGGQSEVFSVFGRDKHLEVDATVTLTVEHVNWVTLAQSGKLANTKQYLKAYIKTPNNLYNLCETNTRMCSTSMESATLEAQNLKLRKCD; encoded by the exons ATGTTTAGACCAGAGTTTCTTCAGAGGTCTTCTCAGTCTTCGGAGGCCAGTCTGAAGCATTCTCAGTCTTCGGAGGTCAGTCTGAGGCATTCTCAGTCTTCGGAGGCCAGTCTGAAGCATTCTCAGTCTTCGGAGGTCAGTCTGAGGCATTCTCAGTCTTCAGAGGTCAGTCTGAGGCATTCTCAGTCTTCGGAGGCCAGTCTGAAGCATTCTCAGTCTTCGGAGGTCAGTCTGAGGCATTCTCAGTCTTCGGAGGCCAGTCTGAGGCATTCTCAGTCTTCGGAGGTCAGTCTGAGGCATTCTCAGTCTTCGGAAGGTCAGTCTGAGGCATTCTCAGTCTTCGGAGGCCAGTCTGAGGCATTCTCAGTCTTCGGAGGTCAGTCTGAGGCATTCTCAGTCTTCGGAAG TCTTCGGAAGGTCAGTCTGAGGCATTCTCAGTCTTCGGAGGCCAGTCTGAGGCATTCTCAGTCTTCGGAGACCAGTCTGAGGCATTCTCAGTCTTCGGAGGTCAGTCTGAGGCATTCTCAGTCTTCGGAAGGTCAGTCTGAGGCATTCTCAGTCTTCGGAGGCCAGTCTGAGGCATTCTCAGTCTTCGGAGGCCAGTCTGAGGCATTCTCAGTCTTCGGAGGTCAGTCTGAGGCATTCTCAGTCTTCGGAGGTCAGTCTGAGGCATTCTCAGTCTTCGGAAG TCTTCGGAAGGTCAATCTGAGGCATTCTCAGTCTTCGGAAGGTCAGTCTGAGGTATTCTCAGCCTTCGGAGGTCAGTCTGAGGTATTCTCAGTCTTCGGAGGTCAGTCTGAGGCATTCTCAGTCTTCGGAAG CCCCCGGAAAGTCAGTCTGAGGCATTCTCAGTCTTCGGAGGTCAGTCTGAGGCATTCTCAGTCTTCGGAAGGTCAGTCTGAGGCATTTTCAGTCTTCGGAGGTCAGTCTGAGGTATTCTCAGTCTTCGGAGGTCAGTCTGAGGCATTTTCAGTCTTCGGAGGTCAGTCTGAGGTATTCTCAGTCTTCGGAAG AGACAAACACTTGGAAGTGGATGCAACTGTAACATTAACAGTGGAACATGTCAACTGGGTAACATTGGCTCAATCTGGAAAATTGGCAAATACTAAACAGTACTTAAAAGCCTACATAAAGACTCCAAACAATCTATACAACCTATGTGAGACTAATACTAGAAtgtgcagcaccagcatggaatcTGCAACTCTTGAAGCACAAAACCTAAAGTTGAGAAAGTGCGACTAA